The region AGGTAAAGAATAGGAATTAGCCTTTGATGGATTAACACCGGATGATGTACCTTGTTGTTCACTAATAACCGCAGTAAATAATGCACTAGTATTAGTTCTTCTTGGAATAAATGTAAATTCatataatgaaatgaaTCCAAACGTGGTTAATAAAAAGCTTGTAATTCGATCTTCCCAGATAATAAAAGAGTTTGATGCGAACACTAGGCAATGAgttaataaaaacattaatCCTATATTTGTCCAATAATCATATGgatcttcaaataatctaCCATAAATCCAACTCCAATTatatctttgaaaaatagGTATAGTACTACCAATTGTTATACCCACACCTGTAGCAAATAACGCGCAccatataatatattcataattTGTAGGTTTCTTAACtatgtaaaataaaatattaatgaaaaaattgcaGATTAATACCCATCTTCCAATACAGTGAACAAATTCTGTAACCATTTGTGACACTAAGATTGAAGGTATCATCTTGGTGATGaagattaataaaattaaagatatgaataataatactatacCAATAACGATACTTAAATTATCGAATTGAGTCCATTTCTTTTGGcacatttttaataaactcttttgataaatttcaccattttcaattggatTTTCTATTGCCTTTAACCATAATTTCTGTAGGATTGCATTTTTTGATCTTGATTTACTTATGGTAGTCTTATCTTTATAATGTTTTAATTGAGATAAAGTAGAATTATACCATAAAGTGCGAACATCATTCAAATTCGAATTAATTGgagaaataatttcatctaTTGGCCAAcctaaattattaaatgggATTGGTAATCCTAATAATAGTGATAATGATGGTACAACATCAAATTGATCAATTACTCTATAATTCTCACCAAAATTATCAACATTATATTCGCCCAGATGATTTTGtaaattccaaaaatttttaaactttttcGTATACATGAATAAGCCGGTATCTAGCATATGATTATTAGCAGTTGAATAATCACCTAATACAAGTAATAATGTGTCATTATCTATTGAATTTATCGTATCATTGAGGAAAGAATTGACTTTTAACTGAGTAACTTTCTCATTCATAGTATCTTCCATTATATGGCCTATGAGTATATCCCAATCCTTTGAAGGAGTAGTAACAGTAGCATTAGATATTGTCGGTATTGaggaaatattttgaagtaAATTGGTATCTAAACTTATGGGTTTGTCTGAAGAACGATTGCTTTCTCCATAAGAGTGGTTTGTGGATGTCGTTATCTTTTGGAAGTAATCTATTATATCATCGATATTATTGgctaatttaaaattttgaaaatatttactataAAGAGAATTCCAAAATTTATCTCCAGTAAAGTATATTGATCTATTATTTAAGTACATCTGTTTCAAAATgttatcttcttcaatcATACTACCATAAAATGTAATTCCTGTATCTATAAATGAAGGCACTGATCCACCTGTGATACACTTTACTCTTTGTAAAGTATCAGTCGGTGGATAagtctttaattttatgaGAAGTGATGATGAGGATTCTTCATTACTGGTGTTCTGTAAGGATTGATTAAAATTGTTGTATAAtacatttaaattattgtGGTAACtttcattataattaattgattccTCGGGAATCGGTATTAGATTATCAAAACTGATTCCacttataataattaacatagtctttttaaatttcgaattaatattaaatgcTTCATCTTCGGTATTTAAAGTTGGAATGATACTAACATCATCGTAAACAGGTCTTGTTAAAAGAAATCCTCTTGTAAAAAATGCTAATGCAATGAATTGTAGTACTAAAAGTGATATTAATAGAATAACATAAAATCCATGAGTTTTCctaaattttctaattcttgaTCTATATAATCTTTTTTCCTCGATGGATGTGGctaatattgattttttaactttcCATTCATCCATTTAATACTATATTATTGtgtattatatttctaacttctgttttttattattattattattacgtttAATGGTTAGAACTGttgcttttttattttaatttttatagaaataattatatattaattgacttaatttttttttttctacttTGGGGTAATTACCATAAAAGCGGATTTAACGAACGgatttatatttagattaaaaaatgtGACGAAAATTGATGACTTTTATTGTAATTCACTTTGAATGGATTaggttttttttgtaattgcAATTGTTCTTAGTAGTAACAATGGCTCATAGTATTCAAGTGATAAATTTgttatatcttttttggtaaattatGATACTAAGAAgtattcaaattcttcttttaagGATCATAGCCCAAACAATGAAAGACATCGCTAAATAACCTTTTTCATAAAATGGTTATTTTTCCAATctgaaaattcaaaatactTCGGAAACACCTTGCATCTTTCAGGCGCGGAATTGTTCCCTTGCCTAATTTTGATAGAAAAAAGACAGTAAAAGttaaagcaaaaaaaaaatggttgACAAGAATTGAACCTATTGGTTGTATGTATGAATATTCTACAAgtatatattcaaaaataaatttcctTGATTGTATTATAGTAAACTCTACAGAACAAGCTTGATGATAACTCAAAGTCTCATGTTTCGAGATAAGAAGGGATTCAAGACAAAGAAAAGCACTTGACGAAGTATGAATGGGCATGAAAGTAAACGTagttatataattttttaaaacctttattaattgataaatataatttatatatatatatatatgtttttaAATGGTTAAATCTAGGTCAGACCTCTATCACGTGTCTTCACCCACCGGTTTTTTCGACTACCTCATTCATTCCCGTTTTTCTTCGAAATGATTAATTTTCGAAGTGAGAAAGTTTATCTCCCTaacaatgaaaaattgaaattaaaattggaaaCACATTACTGATGAGTCAAAGAACCAATTTGTtgtgaagaaaataaaaaaaaaaaaaaataaaacattgCATTTTTGTTGTTATTTACAAATACATTAGGACttatttttgctttttattgttgttttttttttctaaactTCTATTTACTATTTTAAACTGTTTAGcgatattttattaaagcAAAGGgttaatatctttattccTTTGAAATATACCAAGTTAAATCATTTCAATTGTACTGTACAATTTTTCTATAAGAGAATGACTACTAATTTGAACCCCAGACCTTCGATGCTATCTATGGGGAGTAGAGGTGGAAGTAGACCTTTAAGGCCATGTGATAACTGTACATGTTCTCCTGGGTTATTATCCAGACAAGGTAGAAGATCTACTCTTTTCATGAAACAGTTGGAGAATAACAGAAGAAGGTCATCTAGAGATTTCTCGAATGGTGGTGCTGGTGGAGATGGTAGTATTTCTGCCTCAGTCTATTCTTCGGATACTTTATGTCAATCGACAAGAGAAATCAATACTACGAAAAGATTATTGGCCTTGAGAAAACAAATGATTAAACATGACCTTGCATGTTATATTATCCCCAGTGAGGATGAGCATCAATCTGAATATGTTTCATTAAGAGATCAAAGAAGAGCATTTATCTCTGGATTTTCCGGGTCAGCTGGTGTTGCTTGTGTCACAAGAGActtattgaattttaaCGAGAATGATCCTGATGGGAAATGTATTTTAAGTACTGATGGCAGATATTTCAATCAAGCTAGTCAAGAATTGGATTTCAATTGGACTTTGTTAAGACAGGGGGAAGATAGTTTGACATGGCAAGAATGGTGTATTAAAGAGGTGGAAGAGATGGCTAAAGGGTTGGCCAAAGGTCGTGTGGCCAAGATTGGTATTGACCCTAAGTTGATTAGTTTTGAGCAAGTGAAATTCTTTAATCGGTTGATAAGGGAAAAGTTGGGACCCAATGCAGACGATATCAATGTTCAATTTGTTGCTGTGgaagataatttaatcGATTTAATTTGGGATAAGTTTGAAAATATgcctgaaaaaaaattgaacgATGTTTTTTTCATGTCATCGGAATATACTGGTGAAGATTTCCAATCGAAGAGGAAAAGATTGATGCAAAAGTTTAATAAGGATTATCCAGGTGCTAGTAAATTTGTTGTGGTTGCGTTGGATGAGATATGTTGGTTGTTAAACCTGCGTGGGTCTGATATTGATTACAATCCTGTCTTTTTTgcttatttgttttttaataacGACGAGactattttgttttgtgATAATCCGTTTACTGATGAATCTGTCAAAGAATATCTTTCCACCAATGGCGTTGTTGTAAAGCCATATGGTCAAGTGTGGAAGCATTTGGAAGAGATGTCAGTGGAATTCGTTGCTGAAttgcaaaaaaataaacaaaaaaaggAATATTTGTTGTTACCTGATAATTGTACATGGCAAATAGTTCGTAAGATTGACCAAGCACCTTATAAATTGATTCATAGTGTTATTGACGTAATGAAATCTGTCAAGAATGAAACAGAGATTAATAACGCAAGAAGAGCTCAAGTGAAAGATGCAATGGCAATTATCCAATATTTTGCCTGGTTAGAAGATAGGTTGATCAATCATGAAGCATTATTAGACGAATACCGTGCTGCTGAGAAATTGACTAATATTAGAAGAGCTCAACCCAATTTCTTGGGTGAATCTTTTGAAACAATCTCATCCACAGGTGCCAATGCTGCAGTAATTCATTATTCTCCGCCAAAGGAAGGTTCCTCGATGATTGATCCGACAAAGATATACTTGTGTGATTCCGGATCACAATTTATGGAAGGTACCACGGATATCACAAGAACATTGCATTGGGGCAAACCTAGCCAAGAAGAGATTGATAATTACACCTACGTGTTGAAGGGTAACCTTGCCTTGGAAAGATTGAAATTCCCCGAGGGCACTTCAGGATACCAAATTGATTGTTTGGCAAGACAATATCTTTGGACACAAGGGTTAGATTACAAACATGGGACCGGCCATGGGGTAGGTGCTACTTTGAACGTACATGAGGGTCCAATGGGGATTGGGTTCAGACCACATCTGGTGGAATTCCCACTAGAGGCAGGCAATATCATCACTAATGAGCCTGGTTACTATAAGGATGGCGAGTATGGTATCCGTATTGAAAACGATATGCTAGTGAGATATGCAGCCCATTTGAACGAATCCAAGCCACCACAAGGtaagaaatttttagaatttgaaaatattacgA is a window of Henningerozyma blattae CBS 6284 chromosome 5, complete genome DNA encoding:
- the TBLA0E01480 gene encoding uncharacterized protein (similar to Saccharomyces cerevisiae GPI13 (YLL031C); ancestral locus Anc_4.28), with product MDEWKVKKSILATSIEEKRLYRSRIRKFRKTHGFYVILLISLLVLQFIALAFFTRGFLLTRPVYDDVSIIPTLNTEDEAFNINSKFKKTMLIIISGISFDNLIPIPEESINYNESYHNNLNVLYNNFNQSLQNTSNEESSSSLLIKLKTYPPTDTLQRVKCITGGSVPSFIDTGITFYGSMIEEDNILKQMYLNNRSIYFTGDKFWNSLYSKYFQNFKLANNIDDIIDYFQKITTSTNHSYGESNRSSDKPISLDTNLLQNISSIPTISNATVTTPSKDWDILIGHIMEDTMNEKVTQLKVNSFLNDTINSIDNDTLLLVLGDYSTANNHMLDTGLFMYTKKFKNFWNLQNHLGEYNVDNFGENYRVIDQFDVVPSLSLLLGLPIPFNNLGWPIDEIISPINSNLNDVRTLWYNSTLSQLKHYKDKTTISKSRSKNAILQKLWLKAIENPIENGEIYQKSLLKMCQKKWTQFDNLSIVIGIVLLFISLILLIFITKMIPSILVSQMVTEFVHCIGRWVLICNFFINILFYIVKKPTNYEYIIWCALFATGVGITIGSTIPIFQRYNWSWIYGRLFEDPYDYWTNIGLMFLLTHCLVFASNSFIIWEDRITSFLLTTFGFISLYEFTFIPRRTNTSALFTAVISEQQGTSSGVNPSKANSYSLPPTRFARLLGGYHSIVLILCTRIGSSITACRPEQGDYCIPTFTSDSNFSGWSMGLCFLAVLFIPLCVKGYYNLTSSYQAAAPIWIDVFLKGLLLGNFIYWSLVAIERHNIVLPWDLSIAKQVLARMLSGFALVVCNLGWALGPLCIKLNTRNSDVRSQQTTILGYSNIYGAPFFLLVLNALMIIMFFSKPLSQVSYALMCNQLLSLLEIIDLLKLKENIIAPLTLGLLAYQQFFTTGHEATVMSIQWDISHILSDTESLPLTSLTLIINTFGPFILVALSVALITLWQQPPDVLKPLTILGRIVSNCGTLLIYNTILCLSSVILVIYFKGHDLEWEVFCPRYLMAASCLVVIQIVVTFGTIAFATGRLITHINDIFWK
- the FRA1 gene encoding aminopeptidase P (similar to Saccharomyces cerevisiae YLL029W; ancestral locus Anc_4.29), with the translated sequence MTTNLNPRPSMLSMGSRGGSRPLRPCDNCTCSPGLLSRQGRRSTLFMKQLENNRRRSSRDFSNGGAGGDGSISASVYSSDTLCQSTREINTTKRLLALRKQMIKHDLACYIIPSEDEHQSEYVSLRDQRRAFISGFSGSAGVACVTRDLLNFNENDPDGKCILSTDGRYFNQASQELDFNWTLLRQGEDSLTWQEWCIKEVEEMAKGLAKGRVAKIGIDPKLISFEQVKFFNRLIREKLGPNADDINVQFVAVEDNLIDLIWDKFENMPEKKLNDVFFMSSEYTGEDFQSKRKRLMQKFNKDYPGASKFVVVALDEICWLLNLRGSDIDYNPVFFAYLFFNNDETILFCDNPFTDESVKEYLSTNGVVVKPYGQVWKHLEEMSVEFVAELQKNKQKKEYLLLPDNCTWQIVRKIDQAPYKLIHSVIDVMKSVKNETEINNARRAQVKDAMAIIQYFAWLEDRLINHEALLDEYRAAEKLTNIRRAQPNFLGESFETISSTGANAAVIHYSPPKEGSSMIDPTKIYLCDSGSQFMEGTTDITRTLHWGKPSQEEIDNYTYVLKGNLALERLKFPEGTSGYQIDCLARQYLWTQGLDYKHGTGHGVGATLNVHEGPMGIGFRPHLVEFPLEAGNIITNEPGYYKDGEYGIRIENDMLVRYAAHLNESKPPQGKKFLEFENITMVPYCKKLINTKLLTEEERQQINAQHKRIWQSLVQLLQPTSIAHKWLKRETSMI